One window of the Manihot esculenta cultivar AM560-2 chromosome 14, M.esculenta_v8, whole genome shotgun sequence genome contains the following:
- the LOC110630993 gene encoding probable auxin efflux carrier component 1c, with product MITPTDFYHVMTAMVPLYVAMILAYGSVKWWKIFTPDQCSGINRFVALFAVPLLSFHFISSNDPYAMNFRFIAADTLQKVIVLGVLALWTNLSKRGCLEWTITLFSLSTLPNTLVMGIPLLKGMYGEYSGSLMVQIVVLQCIIWYTLMLFMFEYRGAKMLIAEQFPDTAGSIVSIHVDSDIMSLDGRQPLETEAEIKEDGKLHVTVRKSNASRSDIFSRRSQGLSSTTPRPSNLTNAEIYSLQSSRNPTPRGSSFNHNDFYSMMAAGRNSNFGSSDVYGLSASRGPTPRPSNYEEDGGGNKPRFHYHGSGGATHYPAPNPGMFSPTGSKGGVAANNAAGPKKPNGQAHMKAEDGGGRDLHMFVWSSSASPVSDVFGSHDYGAHDQKEVRLAVSPGKVEGHRENHQHHEDYMEREDFSFGNRGIEREMNNNNHQGEKIIGDEGKSKAMPPTSVMTRLILIMVWRKLIRNPNTYSSLIGLTWSLISFRWHVEMPAIIAKSISILSDAGLGMAMFSLGLFMALQPRIIACGNSIAAFAMAVRFLTGPAVMAAASIVVGLRGTLLHIAIVQAALPQGIVPFVFAKEYNVHPDILSTGVIFGMLIALPITLVYYVLLGL from the exons ATGATTACACCAACCGATTTTTACCATGTAATGACTGCAATGGTGCCACTATACGTGGCTATGATATTGGCTTATGGGTCAGTGAAATGGTGGAAGATCTTCACTCCTGATCAGTGTTCAGGAATCAATCGTTTTGTTGCTCTTTTTGCAGTCCCCCTTCTCTCTTTCCACTTCATATCTTCCAATGATCCTTACGCCATGAACTTTCGTTTCATAGCTGCTGATACTCTCCAAAAGGTCATAGTTCTTGGAGTCCTAGCTCTGTGGACTAATTTGAGCAAAAGGGGATGCTTGGAATGGACCATTACGCTTTTTTCACTTTCTACTCTTCCAAACACTCTTGTGATGGGCATCCCTTTGCTCAAAGGGATGTATGGTGAATATTCTGGAAGTTTAATGGTGCAAATAGTTGTTCTTCAATGTATTATTTGGTATACTTTGATGCTTTTTATGTTTGAATATAGAGGTGCTAAAATGCTCATCGCTGAGCAATTTCCAGACACTGCTGGTTCCATTGTCTCAATCCATGTCGATTCTGATATTATGTCTCTTGATGGTAGACAACCTCTAGAAACTGAAGCAGAGATAAAAGAAGATGGCAAGTTACATGTCACTGTAAGAAAATCCAATGCTTCAAGATCAGATATCTTCTCAAGGAGATCTCAAGGGCTATCTTCTACAACTCCTAGGCCGTCAAACCTAACCAATGCAGAGATTTACTCTTTACAATCTTCAAGGAATCCAACTCCAAGAGGCTCTAGCTTTAACCACAATGATTTTTACTCCATGATGGCTGCTGGGAGGAACTCAAATTTTGGTTCTTCAGATGTCTATGGCTTATCAGCATCTCGAGGACCTACACCCAGGCCGTCAAATTATGAAGAAGATGGTGGGGGTAACAAGCCAAGGTTCCATTACCACGGGTCTGGTGGTGCAACCCATTATCCAGCACCTAACCCAGGCATGTTTTCGCCAACTGGGTCTAAGGGTGGAGTTGCTGCTAATAATGCAGCTGGTCCGAAAAAGCCTAATGGTCAAGCTCATATGAAAGCTGAAGATGGTGGTGGCAGAGATCTTCATATGTTCGTTTGGAGTTCTAGTGCTTCTCCTGTTTCAGATGTGTTTGGTAGCCATGATTATGGTGCTCATGACCAGAAAGAAGTTCGATTGGCTGTATCTCCAGGAAAAg TAGAGGGACACAGAGAGAATCATCAACATCATGAAGATTATATGGAAAGAGAAGATTTCAGCTTTGGCAACAGAGGAATAGAAAGAGAAATGAATAATAACAATCATCAAGGTGAGAAAATTATAGGAGATGAAGGAAAATCCAAAGCCATGCCTCCAACAAGTGTAATGACAAGGCTTATTCTGATCATGGTTTGGAGGAAACTGATTAGAAACCCTAATACTTACTCCAGCTTAATTGGTCTCACTTGGTCTCTAATTTCATTCAG GTGGCATGTAGAAATGCCTGCCATTATAGCAAAATCCATTTCTATACTGTCAGATGCAGGGCTTGGCATGGCCATGTTCAGTCTTG GTCTGTTCATGGCTTTGCAACCAAGGATCATAGCATGTGGAAATTCCATAGCAGCTTTTGCAATGGCTGTGAGATTCCTTACAGGTCCAGCTGTTATGGCAGCTGCTTCTATTGTTGTTGGTCTTAGAGGAACTCTCTTACACATTGCCATTGTCCAg GCAGCTCTACCACAAGGAATTGTCCCCTTTGTCTTTGCCAAGGAATACAATGTACACCCTGATATTCTCAGCACAGG GGTGATATTTGGAATGCTAATTGCATTGCCAATAACTCTTGTGTACTacgttttgttggggttgtga